The Streptococcus viridans genome includes a window with the following:
- a CDS encoding peptide ABC transporter substrate-binding protein, with translation MKKRNVIALAGVALLSAGILAACSGGSKPSSSSSKSSEAGQKFSYVYETEPENLNYITSGKAATHEITGNLIDGLFENDKYGNLIPSLAKDWTVSEDGLTYTYKLRDDAKWYDSEGEEYADVTAEDFVAGIKYAADHKSEMLYIIQNSIKGLNDYVEGKTSDFSNVGIKAVDDHTLQITLNQAEPFWNSKLTLGITFPINEKFVESKGDKFAQASDTSSLLYNGPYILKSFTSKSSIEMSKNENYWDKDNVHITDVKLEYYDGQDQSKLANSFEDNALSLAKLFPTGPGFTDQAKKFKDEIIYTPQDASTFVIGVNIDRQSYKYTAKTTDEEKSSTKKALLNKDFRQAISFAFDRESYAAQANGKDGASKLIRNLYIPPTFVQADGKTFGEMVKTELVTYGDEWKDANLDDGQNGLYNEKQAKEEFAKAKSALEADGVKFPIHLDMPVDQTTQSKVQRAQSFKQSVESTLGKENVVVDIHMVSKEDLLNVTLFAAKAEDEDWDISDNVGWSPDYQDPSTYLDILKASSGENTRTFLGFDPSENNEAAKKVGLYDFEKMVTEAGAETKDLNKRYEKYAAAQAWLTDSALVIPTTSKTGRPFLTRVVPFSAPFGWTGGKGKDNVVYKGMELQDKAVTTEDYNKALEKWKKEQAESNQKAQEELKDHVK, from the coding sequence ATGAAAAAAAGAAATGTCATTGCTCTTGCAGGAGTAGCTCTTCTTTCAGCAGGTATTCTTGCAGCATGTTCCGGTGGTTCTAAACCATCAAGCTCAAGCTCAAAATCAAGTGAAGCAGGTCAAAAATTCTCTTACGTTTACGAGACAGAACCTGAAAACTTGAACTACATCACATCTGGTAAAGCTGCAACCCATGAAATCACAGGAAACTTGATTGATGGATTGTTTGAAAACGACAAGTATGGGAATTTGATTCCTTCACTTGCTAAAGATTGGACAGTTTCAGAAGATGGCTTGACTTATACTTACAAACTTCGTGATGATGCCAAATGGTATGATTCAGAAGGGGAAGAGTATGCGGACGTGACAGCTGAAGACTTCGTTGCAGGGATCAAGTATGCCGCTGACCACAAGTCTGAAATGCTCTACATCATTCAAAACTCTATCAAGGGCTTGAATGATTATGTTGAAGGTAAGACTTCAGACTTCTCAAATGTAGGCATTAAAGCAGTCGATGATCATACCCTTCAAATCACTTTGAACCAAGCAGAGCCTTTCTGGAATTCTAAGTTGACTCTTGGAATCACTTTCCCTATCAACGAGAAATTCGTAGAATCTAAAGGGGATAAATTTGCCCAAGCAAGTGACACTAGCTCTCTTCTTTACAATGGTCCATACATCTTGAAGAGCTTCACTTCTAAATCATCTATCGAGATGAGCAAGAATGAAAACTACTGGGATAAGGACAATGTTCACATCACAGATGTTAAGCTCGAGTACTATGATGGTCAAGACCAAAGTAAATTGGCCAACTCGTTTGAGGACAATGCTCTTAGCCTTGCTAAATTGTTCCCAACTGGACCTGGATTTACAGACCAAGCTAAGAAGTTTAAAGATGAAATCATCTACACACCTCAAGATGCCAGCACATTCGTTATCGGTGTGAATATCGACCGTCAGTCTTACAAGTACACTGCAAAAACAACAGATGAAGAAAAATCATCTACTAAGAAAGCTCTTTTGAACAAAGACTTCCGTCAAGCAATCAGCTTTGCCTTTGACCGTGAATCTTATGCTGCCCAAGCAAATGGTAAAGATGGAGCAAGCAAACTGATCCGTAACTTGTACATCCCACCTACATTCGTTCAAGCAGATGGCAAGACCTTCGGTGAGATGGTTAAAACTGAGTTGGTTACTTATGGAGACGAGTGGAAAGATGCAAATCTTGACGATGGTCAGAATGGTCTTTACAACGAAAAACAAGCTAAAGAAGAGTTTGCAAAAGCAAAATCTGCACTTGAAGCAGACGGTGTGAAATTCCCAATCCACTTGGATATGCCAGTTGACCAAACGACTCAATCTAAGGTTCAACGTGCTCAATCTTTCAAACAATCGGTTGAAAGTACGCTTGGAAAAGAAAACGTCGTTGTCGACATCCATATGGTATCCAAAGAAGACCTCTTGAACGTGACGCTCTTTGCTGCTAAAGCAGAAGACGAAGACTGGGATATCTCAGATAACGTTGGATGGAGCCCTGACTATCAAGACCCATCAACTTACCTTGATATCTTGAAAGCATCTTCTGGTGAAAATACTCGTACCTTCCTTGGATTTGACCCAAGCGAAAACAATGAGGCAGCTAAGAAAGTTGGTCTCTACGACTTTGAGAAGATGGTAACGGAAGCAGGAGCTGAAACCAAAGACCTTAACAAACGTTATGAGAAATATGCTGCAGCTCAAGCTTGGTTGACAGATAGTGCTTTGGTTATCCCAACAACATCTAAGACTGGTCGTCCATTCTTGACTCGTGTTGTACCATTCTCAGCACCATTTGGCTGGACCGGTGGTAAAGGGAAAGACAACGTTGTCTATAAAGGCATGGAACTTCAAGACAAGGCTGTAACAACCGAAGACTACAACAAAGCTCTTGAAAAATGGAAGAAAGAGCAAGCAGAGTCTAACCAAAAAGCTCAAGAAGAATTAAAAGATCATGTGAAATAA
- the trpA gene encoding tryptophan synthase subunit alpha has protein sequence MTKTLTQHLQVIKDNKRGIFVPYIMAGDHEKGLDGLFDTIQLLEESGASAIEVGIPWSDPVADGPVIEMAGQRSLAKGVTLTAIVKKLQEQETKIPLVIMTYINPVYQYGIEAFIKELASTSVKGLIIPDLPNEHADMLAPYLDGSDIALVPLVSLTTGIERQKALIQEAEGFIYAVAINGVTGKMGNYRDDLDQHLATLRDLATIPVLTGFGVSTQEDIQRFNQVSDGVIVGSKIVRDLHEGKTSDVKAFVDYGSHFNKC, from the coding sequence ATGACCAAAACATTAACACAGCATTTACAAGTCATTAAAGACAACAAGCGGGGGATCTTCGTACCTTACATCATGGCGGGCGATCATGAGAAGGGACTCGATGGCCTCTTTGACACCATCCAACTCTTAGAAGAAAGTGGAGCATCGGCTATTGAAGTGGGGATTCCATGGTCGGACCCTGTAGCGGATGGGCCAGTCATCGAAATGGCTGGGCAACGCAGTTTGGCTAAGGGCGTGACTTTAACAGCTATTGTAAAAAAACTCCAAGAACAAGAGACCAAGATTCCTCTGGTCATCATGACCTATATCAATCCGGTCTACCAATATGGGATTGAAGCCTTTATTAAAGAATTGGCTTCTACCTCTGTCAAAGGCTTGATCATTCCAGATCTACCAAATGAGCATGCGGATATGCTAGCACCTTACTTGGATGGGAGTGATATTGCCCTTGTTCCCTTGGTCAGCTTGACCACAGGTATCGAACGGCAGAAGGCCTTGATCCAAGAAGCAGAAGGCTTTATCTATGCAGTAGCCATCAATGGAGTTACTGGGAAGATGGGCAACTACCGGGATGACTTGGATCAGCACTTAGCGACCTTGAGAGACTTGGCCACTATCCCAGTTCTGACAGGCTTTGGGGTTTCCACCCAAGAAGATATCCAACGCTTTAATCAGGTATCTGATGGTGTCATCGTGGGGTCAAAAATTGTTCGGGACCTTCATGAGGGCAAAACCAGCGATGTTAAGGCATTTGTAGACTATGGTTCACACTTTAATAAATGCTAA
- the trpB gene encoding tryptophan synthase subunit beta, whose product MNYQLPDEKGFYGRFGGQFVPETLMTAVIELDKAYRDAKADPSFQAELDDLLKNYVGRETPLYHAKSLSKHIGGAQIYLKREDLNHTGAHKINNALGQVLLAKRMGKKKIIAETGAGQHGVATATAAALFEMECTIYMGEEDVKRQALNVFRIELLGAKVHSVTDGSRVLKDAVNAALRAWVAGIDDTHYIMGSALGPAPFPEIVRDFQSVIGKEAKRQFAEVSDGKLPDAVLACIGGGSNAIGMFYPFVEDESVAMYGAEASGLGLDTDKHAATFAKGRPGILHGALMEVLQDAHGQIMEAFSISAGLDYPGVGPEHCYFNEIGRASYDSITDEEALEGFKLLSRLEGIIPALESSHAIALAQKVAAKMTPDQTLIVCLSGRGDKDVMQVKERFEAEGK is encoded by the coding sequence ATGAACTATCAACTACCGGATGAAAAAGGGTTTTATGGAAGATTTGGAGGACAGTTTGTCCCAGAAACCCTGATGACAGCCGTGATTGAACTCGATAAGGCTTATAGAGATGCCAAAGCAGATCCAAGCTTTCAAGCGGAATTGGATGACTTGCTCAAGAATTATGTAGGTCGGGAGACTCCCCTTTACCATGCCAAAAGTCTTTCCAAGCACATCGGTGGAGCGCAAATCTACCTGAAACGGGAAGACCTCAACCATACAGGGGCTCACAAGATTAACAATGCCCTTGGTCAGGTCTTGCTGGCTAAACGGATGGGCAAGAAGAAGATTATCGCGGAGACAGGAGCTGGTCAACACGGGGTGGCGACAGCGACGGCAGCGGCTCTCTTCGAGATGGAGTGTACCATCTACATGGGGGAAGAAGATGTCAAACGCCAAGCCCTCAATGTCTTTCGGATAGAGCTCTTAGGAGCAAAAGTCCATAGTGTGACAGATGGATCGCGCGTGCTGAAAGATGCGGTCAATGCAGCCCTTCGTGCATGGGTAGCTGGGATTGATGATACTCACTACATCATGGGATCTGCCCTTGGACCAGCTCCCTTCCCAGAGATTGTCCGAGATTTTCAATCCGTGATTGGTAAGGAAGCCAAACGTCAGTTTGCTGAAGTCTCAGATGGAAAACTTCCTGACGCGGTCCTAGCCTGTATCGGTGGAGGCTCCAATGCCATTGGTATGTTCTACCCCTTCGTAGAAGACGAATCAGTAGCCATGTACGGAGCAGAAGCCTCTGGTCTTGGTTTGGATACGGACAAACACGCAGCGACCTTTGCCAAAGGTCGTCCAGGAATTCTTCACGGAGCTTTGATGGAAGTGCTTCAAGATGCCCATGGACAGATCATGGAAGCTTTCTCTATCTCAGCTGGCTTGGATTATCCTGGTGTGGGGCCAGAGCATTGCTATTTTAATGAAATTGGCCGGGCAAGCTATGATTCCATCACAGATGAAGAAGCCCTCGAAGGATTTAAGTTGCTTTCTCGTTTGGAAGGGATCATTCCAGCATTGGAGTCCAGTCATGCTATCGCTCTAGCGCAAAAGGTCGCAGCAAAAATGACTCCGGACCAAACGCTCATCGTCTGCTTATCTGGTCGTGGAGACAAGGATGTTATGCAGGTAAAAGAACGGTTTGAAGCAGAAGGGAAGTAG
- a CDS encoding phosphoribosylanthranilate isomerase, which yields MTKVKICGLSTVEAVETAVLAGADYVGFVFAESKRQVSLEQVHELAKLVTGKTKIVGVFVSPSLEDLEQAIAQVPLDIVQIHGTFDEALIQKISVPVIRAIQLSDQKTKVTSPADFLLFDAPVAGSGRTFDWDLLKDQKIQQDFFIAGGLTVDNVRQARETFQPYALDVSSGVETDGRKDIEKIKAFIEGAKA from the coding sequence TTGACAAAGGTTAAAATATGTGGCCTGTCTACAGTGGAAGCAGTGGAGACGGCTGTCCTAGCAGGCGCAGACTATGTCGGTTTTGTTTTCGCTGAGAGCAAGCGACAAGTCAGTCTGGAGCAAGTCCACGAATTAGCAAAACTGGTGACTGGCAAGACCAAAATTGTTGGAGTCTTTGTCTCACCAAGTCTAGAGGACTTGGAGCAAGCCATTGCTCAGGTTCCCTTAGACATCGTTCAGATTCATGGAACGTTTGATGAAGCTCTGATACAAAAGATCTCAGTTCCAGTCATTCGAGCCATCCAGCTCAGTGACCAGAAAACTAAAGTAACCAGCCCGGCAGATTTTCTGCTCTTTGATGCTCCCGTAGCTGGGAGTGGGCGAACCTTTGATTGGGATTTGCTGAAAGATCAGAAGATCCAGCAGGATTTCTTTATTGCAGGGGGCTTAACAGTGGACAATGTCCGTCAAGCTAGAGAGACCTTTCAGCCCTATGCACTGGATGTCTCATCAGGTGTCGAAACAGACGGACGCAAAGATATTGAAAAGATAAAAGCATTTATAGAAGGAGCGAAAGCATGA
- the trpC gene encoding indole-3-glycerol phosphate synthase TrpC, translating to MSKAFLPTILEQKEKEVAQMVMEDLQPLRQAYRLYDFLKSHQEHLQIIAEVKKASPSMGDINLDVDIVAQAKTYEENGAAMISVLTDQVFFKGDLDYLREISSQVTIPTLAKDFIIDEKQIVRSRNAGATVILLIVAALPEARLKELYDFATGLGLEVLVETHNLPELEIAHRIGADIIGVNNRNLVTFETDLNTSLELSTHFKDQPVYISESAIFNGADAALVAPYFNGILVGTALMTAGDVAEKVKELQIDKG from the coding sequence ATGAGTAAAGCCTTTCTACCGACGATCCTAGAACAAAAAGAAAAAGAAGTGGCGCAAATGGTCATGGAAGACCTCCAACCTCTCCGTCAGGCCTATCGCCTCTATGATTTTCTCAAGAGCCATCAAGAGCACTTGCAGATCATCGCCGAGGTGAAGAAGGCAAGTCCTAGTATGGGGGATATCAATCTGGATGTAGATATTGTCGCCCAAGCCAAGACCTATGAAGAAAATGGGGCAGCCATGATCTCGGTTCTGACGGACCAAGTCTTCTTCAAGGGAGATCTAGACTACCTTCGTGAGATTTCTTCCCAGGTGACGATTCCAACTTTGGCCAAGGATTTTATCATTGATGAGAAACAGATTGTCCGATCTCGTAATGCCGGAGCGACGGTTATTCTCTTGATTGTAGCAGCTCTGCCAGAAGCCCGGCTCAAGGAGCTTTATGATTTTGCGACGGGGCTTGGTTTGGAGGTGCTGGTAGAGACCCATAACTTACCTGAGCTCGAAATAGCCCATCGGATCGGGGCGGACATCATCGGGGTCAACAACCGGAACCTCGTCACCTTTGAAACGGATCTGAATACTAGTCTGGAATTGTCTACACATTTTAAAGACCAGCCGGTTTATATATCGGAGTCCGCTATTTTTAATGGTGCAGATGCGGCTCTAGTCGCTCCCTACTTTAATGGGATCTTGGTAGGGACTGCCCTCATGACAGCAGGGGATGTAGCAGAAAAGGTCAAGGAGTTGCAAATTGACAAAGGTTAA
- the trpD gene encoding anthranilate phosphoribosyltransferase: MKELFLQISNRQDLTQEQVQEVFDQILQNQLSESQIAAFLMGLKTKGETADEITGIVRALKAHATVLPETFSDAMCNCGTGGDQSYSFNISTTVCFVLAAGGIRMAKAGNRSVSSKSGSADVLEELGINVAASPEILSKALDEVGLAFIFAQTMHPAMRFIGPARQAMGIPTIMNLVGPLANPLDLETQLMGLYRAELQEIVARAIQQLGRKRAVVITGPDNMDEAALYGTNTYTLLENGKISQHTFTYEDLGMAKVELSEITGGDAKENATILLSVLKNEASPYLETTVLNAGLGFYANGKVATIKEGVELARQLIADGSALAKLQHLQEVQV; the protein is encoded by the coding sequence ATGAAAGAATTATTCTTACAAATCTCTAATCGCCAAGACTTGACGCAAGAGCAGGTCCAAGAAGTCTTTGATCAAATCTTGCAGAACCAACTATCAGAAAGTCAAATCGCTGCCTTTTTGATGGGACTCAAAACCAAGGGGGAAACAGCGGACGAAATTACGGGTATCGTTCGCGCCTTAAAGGCCCATGCGACGGTATTGCCCGAGACTTTTTCAGATGCTATGTGCAACTGTGGGACTGGTGGCGATCAATCCTATAGCTTTAACATTTCGACGACCGTTTGCTTCGTTTTGGCTGCTGGAGGGATCCGCATGGCCAAGGCCGGCAATCGCTCTGTTTCTTCTAAATCGGGCTCTGCAGATGTCCTAGAAGAACTTGGCATCAATGTGGCTGCCTCACCAGAGATCCTTTCGAAAGCTTTGGATGAGGTTGGTTTAGCCTTTATCTTTGCGCAGACCATGCATCCGGCTATGCGCTTCATTGGCCCAGCTCGCCAAGCTATGGGGATTCCAACTATTATGAACCTGGTCGGCCCTCTCGCTAATCCGTTGGATCTAGAAACGCAACTCATGGGTCTTTATCGTGCCGAATTGCAAGAGATTGTCGCGCGTGCTATTCAACAGTTGGGACGTAAACGTGCCGTCGTTATCACAGGTCCTGACAATATGGATGAAGCGGCTCTTTATGGAACCAATACCTACACCCTGCTAGAAAATGGCAAGATCAGCCAGCATACCTTTACCTATGAAGATCTGGGTATGGCCAAGGTAGAGCTGTCTGAAATAACTGGTGGAGATGCCAAGGAAAATGCTACGATTCTCCTCAGTGTCTTGAAGAATGAAGCCAGCCCTTATCTGGAAACAACGGTTCTCAACGCAGGTCTTGGTTTCTATGCCAATGGAAAAGTCGCAACCATCAAAGAAGGGGTGGAGTTGGCACGTCAATTGATTGCGGATGGTTCTGCCCTTGCTAAATTGCAACACTTACAAGAGGTTCAAGTATGA
- a CDS encoding aminodeoxychorismate/anthranilate synthase component II has translation MILLVDNYDSFTYNLAQYLGTFTEVEVLRNDDERLYEQAEVADALVFSPGPGWPADAGKMEAMIKDFAGKKPMLGICLGHQALAETFGGKLRLAKNVMHGKQSQITFETPSPIFKDIENDVRIMRYHSIVVDQMPEEFEVTAMTTDDQEIMAIQHKSLPIYGLQYHPESIGSPDGLKMIENFVKLVLD, from the coding sequence ATGATTTTATTAGTGGATAATTACGATTCCTTCACCTATAATTTGGCCCAATACTTGGGAACTTTTACAGAGGTCGAAGTCTTGCGAAATGATGATGAGCGCTTGTATGAGCAGGCGGAAGTGGCAGATGCCCTCGTCTTCTCCCCAGGTCCAGGCTGGCCAGCAGATGCTGGGAAAATGGAAGCCATGATCAAGGACTTTGCAGGGAAAAAACCTATGTTAGGGATTTGCTTGGGGCATCAAGCCCTGGCGGAGACCTTTGGTGGCAAGTTGCGCTTGGCTAAGAATGTCATGCATGGCAAACAAAGCCAGATTACCTTTGAAACGCCATCTCCCATTTTCAAGGACATTGAGAATGATGTGCGCATCATGCGTTACCATTCTATCGTCGTTGACCAAATGCCAGAAGAATTTGAGGTTACGGCCATGACCACGGACGACCAAGAAATCATGGCCATTCAACACAAGAGCCTGCCCATCTACGGACTTCAGTATCATCCTGAGAGTATCGGCAGTCCAGATGGTCTAAAAATGATCGAAAATTTTGTGAAGCTGGTCCTAGACTAG
- the trpE gene encoding anthranilate synthase component I, with the protein MKKNLPADTLTPILAYMRVQGDHKVILESIPREKENARFSIVAYNPVFEVVYQDGILYENGKVLEQDPFDYLHQVTVKGLTSDLPFAGGAIGFAGYDMIGVYEEIGRIPQDTIGTPDMHFFIYESYVIFDHKKEKVYVVEDNIYSGRSNDAVRQSLGQVVTDLQTQAPNEFTPQALQALQFSNHIEKEVFMEMVDQAKKLIREGDMFQCVLSQRFSADFEGDPLDYYRNLRVTNPSNYLYFYDFGDYQIIGASPESLVSVKKGEVTTNPIAGTRPRGATEEEDQALAHELLHDIKETAEHRMLVDLGRNDIGKIAQNGTVEVTKYMEVEHFRYVMHLTSVVKGQLLPHLTALDALKATLPAGTVSGAPKIRAMRRIYELEQEKRGVYAGAIGYLSATGDMDFAIAIRTMILKNQKAYVQAGAGIVYDSVPENEFYETINKAKSMTRIGDVQ; encoded by the coding sequence ATGAAAAAAAATTTACCAGCTGATACCTTAACCCCCATTCTAGCCTACATGCGTGTCCAAGGTGACCATAAGGTCATCCTTGAGTCGATCCCGCGTGAGAAGGAGAACGCCCGCTTTTCTATCGTGGCCTATAATCCAGTGTTTGAGGTGGTCTATCAGGATGGGATTCTGTATGAGAACGGCAAGGTGCTGGAGCAAGATCCTTTTGACTATCTCCATCAGGTAACGGTCAAGGGACTGACGTCTGATCTTCCTTTTGCCGGTGGAGCTATCGGTTTTGCAGGCTATGATATGATCGGGGTTTACGAAGAGATTGGACGGATTCCTCAGGATACGATCGGGACACCAGACATGCATTTCTTCATCTACGAGTCCTATGTGATTTTTGACCACAAGAAGGAAAAAGTCTATGTGGTGGAGGACAATATCTATTCTGGTCGGAGCAATGATGCGGTCCGCCAATCACTGGGGCAAGTGGTGACCGATCTGCAAACCCAAGCGCCCAATGAGTTCACCCCTCAGGCCTTGCAGGCTCTGCAGTTCAGCAACCACATTGAGAAGGAAGTTTTTATGGAGATGGTGGATCAGGCCAAGAAGCTGATCCGCGAAGGCGATATGTTCCAGTGTGTCCTCAGTCAACGCTTCTCAGCAGACTTCGAGGGAGATCCCTTGGATTATTACCGAAATTTGCGCGTGACCAATCCGTCCAACTATCTTTATTTCTATGACTTTGGAGACTACCAGATCATTGGGGCCAGTCCGGAAAGCCTGGTATCTGTGAAGAAGGGAGAGGTGACGACGAATCCGATCGCCGGAACTCGACCTCGTGGAGCGACGGAAGAAGAGGACCAAGCTCTGGCTCATGAACTCCTTCACGATATCAAGGAAACTGCCGAACACCGCATGCTGGTGGATCTGGGACGCAATGATATCGGGAAAATCGCCCAAAATGGGACGGTCGAAGTGACCAAGTATATGGAAGTGGAGCATTTCCGCTATGTCATGCACCTGACCAGTGTGGTCAAGGGGCAACTCCTTCCTCACCTAACAGCCCTGGATGCCCTTAAGGCTACACTACCAGCGGGGACAGTCTCTGGTGCTCCTAAGATTCGGGCCATGCGTCGGATCTATGAGTTGGAACAGGAAAAACGGGGGGTCTATGCAGGTGCGATCGGCTACCTCTCCGCGACAGGGGACATGGACTTTGCTATTGCTATCCGGACCATGATCCTCAAAAATCAAAAGGCCTATGTCCAGGCAGGAGCAGGGATTGTCTATGACAGTGTTCCGGAGAATGAATTTTACGAGACGATTAACAAGGCAAAATCGATGACAAGAATAGGAGATGTTCAATGA
- a CDS encoding M42 family metallopeptidase, with the protein MNQTVEYLKELTAIASPTGFTEEVAAYLVKTLTEMGYSPIRTAKGGVTVVLKGENDEQHRYITAHVDTLGAIVRAVKPDGRLKLDRIGGFPWNMIEGENCTVHVANTGKTHSGTILVHQTSCHVYKDAGTVERTQDNMEVRLDEKVTNEKETRDLGIEVGDFISFDARTIVTDTGFIKSRHLDDKVSAAILLNLLRIYKEEGVTLPVTTHFAFSVFEEVGHGANSSIPAQAVEYLAVDMGAMGDDQQTDEYTVSICVKDASGPYHYGFRQHLMALAKEQNIPYKLDIYPFYGSDASAAMSAGAEVKHGLLGAGIESSHSYERTHVDSVVATERMVDAYLKSDLVK; encoded by the coding sequence ATGAATCAAACAGTCGAATATCTAAAAGAACTCACAGCCATCGCATCACCGACAGGCTTTACGGAAGAAGTAGCAGCATACTTGGTTAAGACTTTGACAGAGATGGGCTACAGTCCGATCCGGACGGCTAAGGGGGGTGTGACCGTTGTCCTCAAGGGGGAAAATGACGAGCAACACCGCTACATCACAGCCCATGTGGATACGCTTGGAGCGATCGTACGGGCAGTTAAGCCAGATGGTCGTCTCAAACTGGATCGCATCGGGGGCTTCCCTTGGAACATGATTGAAGGGGAAAACTGTACCGTCCATGTGGCCAATACAGGAAAGACTCATTCGGGTACTATCCTTGTCCACCAAACCTCTTGCCATGTCTACAAGGATGCGGGAACTGTGGAACGGACCCAGGACAATATGGAAGTGCGCTTGGATGAAAAAGTGACCAATGAAAAAGAAACGCGTGACTTGGGGATCGAAGTGGGAGACTTTATCAGCTTTGATGCTCGGACTATTGTCACGGATACAGGCTTTATCAAGTCTCGTCACTTGGATGACAAGGTTAGCGCTGCTATCTTGCTCAACCTCCTCCGCATCTACAAAGAAGAAGGCGTGACCCTTCCAGTAACGACTCACTTTGCCTTTTCTGTCTTTGAAGAAGTGGGCCATGGGGCTAACTCCAGCATCCCAGCTCAAGCGGTTGAATACTTGGCAGTGGATATGGGGGCTATGGGAGATGACCAGCAGACAGACGAGTATACAGTTTCTATCTGTGTCAAAGATGCTTCTGGTCCTTACCACTATGGTTTCCGTCAGCATTTGATGGCCTTGGCCAAGGAGCAAAATATCCCTTACAAACTGGACATCTATCCTTTCTATGGATCCGATGCCTCCGCAGCTATGAGCGCAGGAGCAGAAGTCAAGCATGGTCTTCTTGGAGCAGGGATCGAGTCTAGCCATTCCTATGAGCGGACCCATGTGGATTCAGTGGTGGCGACAGAGCGCATGGTCGATGCCTATCTCAAGAGTGACTTGGTGAAATAG
- a CDS encoding VIT1/CCC1 transporter family protein — protein sequence MTETKHGIDASFNDRLNILRAGVLGANDGIISIAGVVIGVASATSNLWIIFLSGLSAILAGAFSMAGGEYVSVSTQKDTEEAAVSREQALLDRDPKAARDSLYAAYIQNGECETAAQIMTERAFLRHPLKALVEEKYGLEFEEFTNPWHAAISSFVAFVLGSLPPVLSILLFPKEIRIPATVIIVALSLLFTGYTSAKLGKAPTKQAMIRNLIIGLLTMGVTYLFGQLFSI from the coding sequence ATGACTGAAACAAAACATGGCATTGATGCTTCATTTAACGATCGCTTAAATATCTTACGGGCTGGAGTGCTGGGTGCCAATGATGGCATTATCTCAATCGCTGGAGTTGTTATCGGGGTTGCCAGTGCGACCAGTAACCTCTGGATCATCTTTCTCTCTGGTCTCTCTGCAATTCTAGCTGGTGCCTTCTCTATGGCGGGTGGTGAATACGTCTCTGTATCGACCCAAAAGGATACAGAAGAAGCTGCTGTGAGTCGGGAGCAAGCCCTTCTGGACCGGGATCCAAAAGCCGCCCGCGATTCCCTCTATGCGGCCTATATCCAAAATGGGGAATGCGAAACGGCTGCTCAAATCATGACAGAGCGGGCCTTTCTCAGACATCCTCTCAAGGCCCTAGTGGAAGAAAAGTATGGCCTGGAGTTTGAAGAGTTTACCAATCCATGGCATGCAGCCATCTCTAGCTTTGTTGCTTTTGTCCTCGGCTCTCTTCCACCTGTGCTGTCCATTCTTCTCTTTCCAAAAGAAATCCGGATCCCAGCAACGGTGATCATCGTGGCCCTTTCCCTTCTCTTTACCGGCTACACCAGTGCCAAGCTAGGAAAAGCACCAACCAAGCAAGCCATGATCCGTAACTTGATCATCGGACTACTGACTATGGGGGTTACCTATCTCTTTGGACAATTGTTTAGTATTTAA
- a CDS encoding NADPH-dependent FMN reductase, producing MKNILFIVGSLRQGSFNHQMAKKAESLLEGKADVTYLDYKDIPMMNQDLETPTLPAVQAARDAVLAADAIWIFSPVYNFAIPGVVKNLIDWLSRALDLSETRGPSALQDKIVTVSSVANAGHEPMFAAYQALLPFVRTQVVGDFTGTTVNPEAWATGELVLTDEAIAGLEKQAQALLEA from the coding sequence ATGAAAAACATTTTATTTATCGTCGGATCCCTTCGTCAAGGATCTTTCAACCACCAAATGGCTAAGAAAGCAGAAAGCCTTCTTGAAGGAAAAGCAGATGTAACTTACTTGGACTACAAGGACATCCCTATGATGAACCAAGATTTGGAAACTCCTACCTTGCCAGCAGTGCAAGCGGCGCGTGATGCGGTCCTTGCTGCAGATGCCATCTGGATTTTCTCACCAGTTTATAACTTTGCCATTCCAGGTGTGGTAAAAAACTTGATCGACTGGCTCAGTCGTGCGCTTGACCTATCAGAAACTCGTGGCCCATCTGCACTCCAAGACAAGATCGTAACCGTCTCTTCAGTCGCTAACGCAGGACACGAGCCAATGTTTGCGGCCTACCAAGCCCTCTTACCATTCGTTCGTACCCAAGTAGTGGGTGACTTCACAGGAACGACCGTTAACCCAGAAGCCTGGGCAACAGGTGAATTGGTCTTGACAGACGAAGCCATCGCAGGATTGGAAAAACAAGCCCAAGCCTTGTTGGAAGCATAA